A part of Misgurnus anguillicaudatus chromosome 6, ASM2758022v2, whole genome shotgun sequence genomic DNA contains:
- the armc10 gene encoding armadillo repeat-containing protein 10 — MGDDNVIARFGSIKALLGIVAGAGASYGIYKLVFARVEDGGVNRKKSGKSVAVQPGSLMSKVSAFKVVSKNLDPSADTESCDVHSRSAASLEPRHLSMLLSLLQSSPNTEERRKVLITLGNAAAFTVNQDLLREFGGLHIIANFLSDPSPDIRVQTLNALNNLSMNICNQEQLKIYIPSVMQLIEMSPVNSDLQLAALRLLTNLSVTDNHQHLMKTSITLLLSLLVVSNEVLQIQVLKVLVNLSSNPDLMDDIVQAQAPASLILLFDSCTSTSVLLRLLVFVGNLRAWRPSMQVAEALRRKQDSLYCVLMDGSSQLHHKLPLLLSHPDEEVKVQVAKLLT; from the exons ATGGGAGATGACAATGTCATTGCCCGGTTCGGCAGCATAAAGGCTCTGTTGGGGATTGTAGCAGGCGCTGGAGCGTCATATGGTATTTATAAACTAGTCTTTGCTCGTGTAGAAGATGGTGGAGTAAACAGAAAAAAGTCTGGTAAAAGTGTTGCTGTACAGCCTGGGAGTTTGATGTCCAAAGTGTCTGCATTTAAAGTTGTCAGTAAGAATTTGGATCCATCTGCAGATACCGAATCAT GTGATGTTCACTCAAGATCTGCTGCCAGTCTGGAACCGAGACATCTTAGTATGCTCCTGTCCCTGCTTCAGAGCAGTCCAAACACAGAAGAGAGGAGAAAAGTTCTTATAACATTAGGAAATGCTGCTGCTTTTACAGTAAACCAG GATCTTCTGCGAGAGTTTGGAGGTCTTCACATTATAGCGAACTTCCTCTCGGATCCATCACCTGACATTAGGGTACAGACGCTGAATGCTTTGAACAACTTGAGCATGAATATCTGTAACCAAGAACAGCTAAAG ATATACATCCCTTCAGTGATGCAATTGATTGAGATGTCACCAGTGAACTCTGACCTTCAGCTGGCAGCACTGAGGTTACTCACTAATCTATCAGTCACGGATAATCATCAGCATCTGATGAAGACCTCCATCACCCTCCTCCTCTCACTACTTGTAGTGAGCAATGAAGTCCTACAG ATTCAGGTCCTGAAGGTTCTAGTAAACCTTTCTTCCAATCCAGATTTGATGGATGATATTGTACAAGCCCAG GCACCAGCATCcttgattttattgtttgacaGCTGCACGAGCACTTCTGTTCTTCTGCGCCTTCTGGTTTTCGTGGGGAATTTACGGGCGTGGAGACCCTCCATGCAGGTAGCCGAAGCTCTGAGGAGGAAACAGGACTCTTTATATTGCGTTTTGATGGACGGCTCCTCTCAGCTCCACCACAAGCTGCCCTTACTGCTCTCCCACCCGGATGAGGAAGTGAAGGTGCAGGTTGCCAAACTCCTCACATAA